Proteins encoded within one genomic window of Streptomyces rubradiris:
- a CDS encoding 3-oxoacyl-ACP synthase III family protein has translation MVNFMPERVVRNSELPSEGGELGDHAFFAGVHERRFAWPDYTSAQLGAKALEKLLERNGVPAADVDLIICASQLNDAFSPGTGTAIQYAVGATKAAVLQVDNGCCSWISSINTARAFIDSGQYRTVAVVTVTNFVSRLEEFQKAPESRVLGDGASATLVTAGDEPTILSIHEQAFGENWGALKVEPDTVEGMEIPYWSAGSGALTVKFDQSMLARLYTVTMEQLPQAVDIALEKAGVQNEDVAFLITHQPNEKYVAEWRKRCGFDDSRAHDTLGTYGNMFQGTLPVTFADALDKKMISPGDLIAFATFSHGGELVGSMVWRWN, from the coding sequence GTGGTTAATTTCATGCCGGAGCGGGTGGTCAGGAACAGCGAGTTGCCGAGCGAGGGCGGCGAGCTCGGCGACCACGCCTTCTTCGCGGGCGTGCACGAGCGGCGCTTCGCCTGGCCCGACTACACGTCGGCCCAGCTGGGCGCGAAGGCACTCGAGAAGCTCCTGGAGCGCAACGGCGTACCGGCGGCCGACGTCGATCTCATCATCTGCGCCTCCCAGCTGAACGACGCCTTCTCGCCCGGCACGGGCACGGCCATCCAGTACGCGGTCGGCGCCACCAAGGCCGCCGTGCTCCAGGTGGACAACGGCTGCTGCTCCTGGATCTCCTCCATCAACACGGCCCGGGCCTTCATCGACTCCGGCCAGTACCGCACGGTCGCGGTGGTCACGGTCACCAACTTCGTCTCCCGCCTCGAGGAGTTCCAGAAGGCGCCCGAGTCCCGGGTGCTCGGTGACGGCGCGTCCGCCACCCTCGTCACGGCCGGCGACGAGCCGACCATCCTCTCCATCCACGAGCAGGCGTTCGGGGAGAACTGGGGAGCGCTCAAGGTAGAGCCGGACACCGTCGAGGGCATGGAGATCCCCTACTGGTCGGCCGGCTCCGGCGCGCTGACCGTGAAGTTCGACCAGTCCATGCTGGCGCGTCTGTACACCGTCACCATGGAACAGCTTCCCCAGGCGGTCGACATCGCGCTGGAGAAGGCCGGTGTGCAGAACGAGGACGTCGCTTTCCTGATCACCCACCAGCCGAACGAGAAATACGTCGCCGAGTGGCGCAAGCGTTGCGGATTCGACGATTCCCGGGCACACGACACGCTCGGCACCTACGGCAACATGTTCCAGGGCACTCTTCCGGTGACGTTCGCCGACGCCCTCGACAAAAAGATGATCTCGCCCGGCGATCTCATCGCGTTCGCGACCTTCTCGCACGGCGGAGAACTCGTCGGTTCCATGGTCTGGCGCTGGAACTGA
- the trpD gene encoding anthranilate phosphoribosyltransferase codes for MSAVTPAGGDTAAGRSWPALLNGLLEGRDLAADDTAWAMDKIMRGEATDAQIAGFAVALRAKGQTVQEITGLVRAMYRHANVIEVPGRTVDIVGTGGDGAKTVNISTMASLVVAGTGAKVVKHGNRAASSASGSSDVLEKLGVNLDLTPRRVAEVAEEAGITFCFAVKFHPALRHVGAARGQLGIRTVFNLLGPLTNPAQVRAQAIGVAVAREAPIVAGVLAERGNSSLVFRGDDGLDELTTTATSRVWVVRDGKVTEESFDPRDVGIDLVPVEALRGGDPAHNAEVARRLLDGERGAVRDAVELNAAAALVALDPTDEPLADQIRAGLAKAAESIDSGAARRALERWVAASNA; via the coding sequence ATGAGCGCTGTGACCCCCGCTGGAGGCGACACCGCGGCGGGCCGCTCCTGGCCCGCCCTGCTGAACGGCCTGCTGGAGGGCCGGGACCTCGCCGCGGACGACACCGCCTGGGCGATGGACAAGATCATGCGCGGCGAGGCGACCGACGCGCAGATCGCCGGGTTCGCGGTGGCCCTGCGGGCGAAGGGACAGACGGTCCAGGAGATCACCGGCCTGGTCCGCGCCATGTACCGGCACGCGAACGTGATCGAGGTGCCCGGCCGCACCGTCGACATCGTCGGCACCGGTGGCGACGGGGCCAAGACGGTGAACATCTCCACGATGGCCTCGCTCGTCGTCGCCGGCACGGGCGCGAAGGTCGTCAAGCACGGCAACCGGGCCGCGTCCTCGGCATCCGGCTCCTCCGACGTGCTGGAGAAGCTCGGGGTCAACCTCGACCTGACGCCCCGCCGGGTGGCCGAGGTCGCGGAGGAGGCCGGCATCACCTTCTGCTTCGCCGTGAAGTTCCACCCCGCGCTGCGCCACGTCGGCGCCGCGCGCGGCCAGTTGGGCATCCGGACGGTGTTCAACCTGCTCGGCCCGCTGACCAACCCGGCGCAGGTGAGGGCCCAGGCGATCGGCGTGGCCGTCGCCCGCGAGGCGCCGATCGTCGCGGGCGTGCTCGCCGAACGCGGCAACTCCTCGCTGGTCTTCCGCGGTGACGACGGGCTGGACGAACTGACCACGACCGCCACCTCCCGGGTGTGGGTGGTGCGCGACGGCAAGGTCACCGAGGAGTCCTTCGACCCCCGGGACGTCGGCATCGACCTGGTCCCGGTGGAGGCCCTGCGCGGCGGCGACCCGGCCCACAACGCGGAGGTCGCCCGCAGGCTGCTGGACGGCGAGCGGGGTGCCGTACGGGACGCCGTGGAGCTGAACGCGGCGGCGGCGCTGGTGGCGCTGGACCCGACGGACGAGCCGCTCGCCGACCAGATCCGCGCGGGGCTCGCGAAGGCCGCCGAGTCCATCGACTCCGGGGCGGCCCGGCGGGCGCTGGAGCGCTGGGTGGCCGCCAGCAACGCCTGA
- a CDS encoding ubiquinol-cytochrome c reductase iron-sulfur subunit: protein MGNRDMPEGRPRAEQSAGDGVHGAVSVADEENPFADPGVPPHEHRIQDIDERAAKRSERAVALLFTVSMLATIGFIVSYLLIPNDKSVFVFPLGHLSAMNFALGLTLGVALFCIGAGAVHWARTLMSDVEIADDRHPIEASPEVRAKVHADFRQGAAESGFGRRKLIRNTLLGAMALVPLTGLMLLGGLGPAPGTKLRHTLWAKGKRLVNMNTNQPLRPEDVAVGSLTFAMPDGLAEHDEDFQNEIAKAALMIVRLQPDDIKDKRELDWSHQGIVAYSKICTHVGCPISLYEQQTHHVLCPCHQSTFDLTDGARVIFGPAGHALPQLRIGVDSEGYLQALGDFEEPVGPAFWERG, encoded by the coding sequence ATGGGAAACCGGGACATGCCGGAAGGGCGCCCGCGTGCCGAGCAGTCCGCCGGCGACGGTGTGCACGGTGCCGTCTCCGTGGCGGACGAGGAGAACCCGTTCGCGGACCCCGGAGTGCCGCCGCACGAGCACCGGATCCAGGACATCGACGAGCGGGCCGCCAAGCGGTCCGAGCGCGCGGTGGCACTGCTGTTCACGGTGTCGATGCTGGCCACCATCGGCTTCATCGTCTCGTACCTGCTGATCCCGAACGACAAGTCGGTCTTCGTCTTCCCTCTCGGCCACCTGAGCGCGATGAACTTCGCGCTGGGCCTGACGCTGGGCGTGGCGCTGTTCTGCATCGGCGCGGGCGCGGTCCACTGGGCGCGCACCCTGATGTCGGACGTGGAGATCGCCGACGACCGGCACCCGATCGAGGCGTCACCCGAGGTGCGGGCCAAGGTCCACGCGGACTTCCGCCAGGGTGCCGCGGAGTCCGGCTTCGGCCGCCGCAAGCTGATCCGCAACACCCTGCTCGGCGCCATGGCGCTGGTGCCGCTGACCGGCCTGATGCTGCTCGGCGGCCTCGGACCGGCACCCGGCACCAAGCTGCGCCACACCCTGTGGGCCAAGGGCAAGCGCCTGGTCAACATGAACACCAACCAGCCGCTGCGCCCGGAGGACGTGGCCGTCGGCTCGCTGACCTTCGCCATGCCCGACGGCCTGGCGGAACACGACGAGGACTTCCAGAACGAGATCGCCAAGGCCGCCCTGATGATCGTCCGGCTCCAGCCCGACGACATCAAGGACAAGCGCGAACTCGACTGGTCGCACCAGGGCATCGTCGCCTACTCGAAGATCTGCACCCACGTGGGCTGCCCGATCTCGCTGTACGAACAGCAGACGCACCACGTGCTGTGCCCCTGCCACCAGTCCACCTTCGACCTCACCGACGGCGCCCGAGTGATCTTCGGCCCCGCCGGCCACGCCCTGCCGCAGCTGCGCATCGGCGTGGACAGCGAGGGTTACCTCCAGGCGCTCGGCGACTTCGAGGAGCCCGTCGGTCCTGCTTTCTGGGAGCGCGGATGA
- a CDS encoding aminotransferase class V-fold PLP-dependent enzyme, producing MSVSTAAADQSLCTPLPVLGRDVTVPLVTGGEVTYAALDYAASAPALQRVWDDVAAYAPYYGSVHRGAGYLSQLSTDLFENARRTVAEFLGCRAGDQVVFTRSTTDSLNLLARAIPAGCQVFVFETEHHASLLPWQHAHVTYLDAPRTPGQAVEILERALADRDPYGPALVCVTGASNVTGELWPVRELAAAAHAHGARIVLDAAQLAPHHPVSVTDLDVDWIAFSGHKLYAPFGSGVLAGRADWLQAAEPYLAGGGASRRVTRREDGGVAVEWHETAARHEAGSPNVIGAYAIAAACKALTEAGWDTLVAREQHLIAKVRAGLAEVPEVRVLSLFGDDAPRVGVLSFVVDGWNSSHFAAALSAEYGIGVRDGLFCAHPLVRTLLGSDPQTQGECGAPEAAPGEKSLNAIRVSFGAGTPDEHVDRFVNAVRELVRDGAKWQYRTEEGRCVPAV from the coding sequence ATGTCCGTCTCCACCGCTGCCGCCGACCAGTCGCTTTGCACCCCTCTGCCCGTTCTGGGGCGGGATGTCACCGTCCCGCTGGTCACCGGCGGGGAGGTCACCTACGCGGCCCTCGACTACGCGGCCAGCGCCCCCGCCCTCCAGCGCGTCTGGGACGACGTCGCCGCCTACGCCCCGTACTACGGCAGCGTCCACCGCGGGGCCGGCTACCTCTCCCAGCTCTCCACCGACCTGTTCGAGAACGCCCGCAGGACGGTCGCGGAGTTCCTCGGCTGCCGGGCCGGCGACCAGGTCGTCTTCACCCGCTCGACCACCGACTCCCTGAACCTGCTGGCCCGGGCGATCCCGGCCGGCTGCCAGGTCTTCGTGTTCGAGACCGAGCACCACGCCTCCCTGCTGCCCTGGCAGCACGCGCACGTCACCTACCTCGACGCCCCGCGCACCCCCGGCCAGGCCGTCGAGATCCTGGAGCGGGCCCTGGCCGACCGCGACCCGTACGGCCCCGCCCTGGTCTGTGTCACCGGCGCCTCCAACGTCACCGGCGAGCTGTGGCCGGTGCGCGAACTGGCCGCCGCCGCGCACGCCCACGGCGCCCGGATCGTCCTGGACGCCGCCCAGCTCGCTCCGCACCACCCGGTGTCCGTCACCGACCTCGACGTCGACTGGATCGCCTTCTCCGGCCACAAGCTGTACGCCCCCTTCGGCTCCGGTGTGCTGGCCGGCCGCGCCGACTGGCTCCAGGCGGCCGAGCCCTACCTCGCGGGCGGCGGCGCCAGCCGCCGGGTGACCCGGCGCGAGGACGGCGGGGTGGCCGTCGAGTGGCACGAGACCGCGGCCCGCCACGAGGCCGGCTCCCCGAACGTCATCGGCGCCTACGCCATCGCCGCCGCCTGCAAGGCCCTCACCGAGGCCGGCTGGGACACCCTGGTCGCCCGTGAACAGCACCTGATCGCCAAGGTCCGCGCGGGCCTGGCCGAGGTGCCCGAGGTGCGCGTGCTGTCCCTGTTCGGCGACGACGCCCCGCGCGTCGGCGTCCTCTCCTTCGTCGTCGACGGCTGGAACAGCTCCCACTTCGCCGCCGCGCTCTCCGCCGAGTACGGCATCGGCGTCCGCGACGGCCTCTTCTGCGCCCACCCGCTGGTGCGCACCCTGCTCGGCAGCGACCCGCAGACCCAGGGCGAGTGCGGCGCCCCCGAGGCGGCCCCCGGCGAGAAGTCCCTCAACGCCATCCGCGTCAGCTTCGGCGCGGGCACCCCCGACGAGCACGTGGACCGCTTCGTGAACGCCGTCAGGGAACTGGTCCGGGACGGCGCGAAGTGGCAGTACCGCACGGAGGAGGGCCGCTGCGTACCGGCGGTGTGA
- a CDS encoding rhomboid family intramembrane serine protease: MISSRSTAAGRTLRAVRDTPAPVTYGLIALCCVLFALGPASGLVPGYGTGDALLAAQRAYFRRWGVVPAELFDGPAGAALTPATALFVHGSWVHLLGNMLFLFVFGAMTEERMGRVEFALFYVGCGCGALLGYAVANAASGESLVGASGAVSAVLGAFLYLFPRARVTSLLPFLFFLPLRFPAWVVLPCWAALQWLAAERAPDGPGVAYLAHLVGFGLGFGYAWVRYGRRKGAKGTAAGDGRATRVKDAPAPVTEGERQP; this comes from the coding sequence ATGATCAGCTCCAGGAGCACGGCGGCCGGCAGGACCCTCAGAGCGGTCCGGGACACCCCGGCGCCGGTGACATACGGCCTCATCGCCCTGTGCTGTGTGCTCTTCGCCCTCGGCCCGGCCTCCGGGCTGGTCCCGGGGTACGGCACCGGGGACGCGCTGCTCGCCGCGCAGCGGGCGTACTTCCGGCGCTGGGGGGTGGTCCCGGCCGAGCTGTTCGACGGGCCGGCCGGGGCCGCGCTCACCCCGGCCACCGCGCTGTTCGTGCACGGCAGCTGGGTGCACCTGCTCGGCAACATGCTCTTCCTCTTCGTCTTCGGAGCGATGACCGAGGAACGGATGGGCCGGGTGGAGTTCGCCCTCTTCTACGTCGGCTGCGGCTGCGGCGCCCTGCTCGGCTACGCGGTGGCCAACGCCGCCTCCGGAGAGTCGCTGGTCGGCGCCTCCGGTGCGGTCTCGGCGGTCCTCGGAGCCTTCCTGTACCTGTTCCCCCGTGCGCGGGTGACCAGTCTGCTGCCGTTCCTGTTCTTCCTGCCGCTGCGCTTCCCGGCCTGGGTCGTGCTGCCCTGCTGGGCGGCCCTGCAGTGGCTGGCGGCCGAGCGCGCGCCCGACGGGCCCGGGGTGGCCTACCTCGCCCACCTGGTGGGTTTCGGCCTGGGCTTCGGCTACGCGTGGGTGCGCTACGGCAGGAGGAAGGGCGCGAAGGGCACAGCGGCGGGTGACGGGCGGGCGACTAGAGTGAAGGACGCACCGGCTCCGGTCACCGAGGGAGAGAGACAACCGTGA
- a CDS encoding cytochrome b, producing the protein MSTAPNETPRPGAAGRPRGKAPAGERLADWADGRLGLYALAKANMRKIFPDHWSFMLGEICLYSFLIIILTGVYLTLFFHPSMNEVEYHGGYVPLQGQLMSEAFRSTLHISFDVRGGLLMRQIHHWGAVVFIAGMFVHMMRVFFSGAFRKPRELNWLFGFLLFVLGMFTGFTGYSLPDDLLSGTGVRFMEGAILSVPIVGTYLSFFLFGGEFPGQDFVARFYTIHILLLPGIMLGLVVAHLILVFYHKHTQFAGPGKTEKNVVGMPLLPVYMAKAGGFFFLVFGVLAALSAVAQINPIWAMGPYRPDHVSTGAQPDWYMGMAEGLIRAMPGWEIDFLGHTLVLGVFIPLLVFGLILVAIAVYPFIESWITGDKREHHILDRPRNAATRTAFGVAWLTVYFVMLIGGGNDIVATHFHLSINAVTWFVRIAYFVGPVIAFIVTKRICLGLQRRDRDKVLHGRETGIVKRLPHGEYIEVHEPLSQEQLHTLTSHKQYTPAEIGPTVDENGVERKVPASEKLRVKLSHAYYGEDSQIPKPTVDEYKEIASGHGHH; encoded by the coding sequence ATGAGTACTGCACCGAACGAAACCCCTCGACCCGGCGCGGCCGGCCGCCCCCGCGGGAAGGCGCCGGCCGGCGAGCGCCTCGCCGACTGGGCCGACGGACGGCTGGGGCTGTACGCCCTGGCCAAGGCCAACATGCGCAAGATCTTCCCCGACCACTGGTCGTTCATGCTGGGCGAGATCTGCCTCTACTCGTTTCTGATCATCATCCTGACGGGTGTCTACCTGACGCTGTTCTTCCACCCGTCGATGAACGAGGTGGAGTACCACGGCGGCTACGTCCCGCTCCAGGGACAGCTGATGTCCGAGGCGTTCCGCTCGACTCTGCACATCTCCTTCGACGTGCGCGGCGGCCTGCTCATGCGGCAGATCCACCACTGGGGCGCGGTCGTGTTCATCGCCGGGATGTTCGTGCACATGATGCGCGTGTTCTTCTCCGGCGCGTTCCGCAAGCCGCGCGAGCTGAACTGGCTGTTCGGCTTCCTGCTGTTCGTCCTCGGCATGTTCACCGGCTTCACCGGCTACTCGCTCCCGGACGACCTGCTCTCCGGCACCGGTGTCCGCTTCATGGAGGGCGCGATCCTGTCCGTGCCGATCGTCGGCACGTACCTGTCGTTCTTCCTCTTCGGCGGCGAGTTCCCCGGCCAGGACTTCGTGGCCCGGTTCTACACCATCCACATCCTGCTGCTGCCGGGCATCATGCTGGGTCTCGTGGTGGCCCATCTGATCCTGGTCTTCTACCACAAGCACACCCAGTTCGCGGGTCCCGGCAAGACCGAGAAGAACGTCGTCGGCATGCCGCTGCTGCCGGTCTACATGGCCAAGGCCGGAGGCTTCTTCTTCCTGGTCTTCGGCGTCCTCGCGGCCCTGTCCGCCGTCGCCCAGATCAACCCGATCTGGGCCATGGGCCCTTACCGCCCCGACCACGTCTCCACCGGCGCCCAGCCCGACTGGTACATGGGCATGGCCGAGGGCCTCATCCGCGCCATGCCGGGCTGGGAGATCGACTTCTTGGGGCACACCCTCGTCCTGGGCGTGTTCATCCCGCTGCTCGTGTTCGGCCTGATCCTCGTGGCCATCGCGGTCTACCCGTTCATCGAGTCCTGGATCACCGGCGACAAGCGCGAGCACCACATCCTGGACCGCCCGCGCAACGCCGCCACCCGCACCGCGTTCGGCGTCGCCTGGCTGACCGTGTACTTCGTGATGCTGATCGGCGGCGGCAACGACATCGTCGCCACCCACTTCCACCTGTCGATCAACGCCGTCACCTGGTTCGTCCGGATCGCCTACTTCGTCGGCCCGGTCATCGCCTTCATCGTCACCAAGCGGATCTGCCTGGGCCTGCAGCGCCGGGACCGCGACAAGGTGCTGCACGGCCGCGAGACCGGCATCGTCAAGCGGCTCCCGCACGGCGAGTACATCGAGGTGCACGAGCCGCTCAGCCAGGAGCAGCTGCACACCCTCACCTCGCACAAGCAGTACACGCCGGCCGAGATCGGCCCGACGGTCGACGAGAACGGCGTCGAGCGCAAGGTCCCGGCCTCGGAGAAGCTGCGCGTGAAGCTGTCCCACGCCTACTACGGCGAGGACAGCCAGATCCCCAAGCCGACCGTCGACGAGTACAAGGAGATCGCGAGCGGCCACGGCCACCACTGA
- a CDS encoding Lrp/AsnC family transcriptional regulator, translating to MITAIVLIKTSVDRIPEIAERIAALENVSEVFSVTGTYDLIAMVRVARHEDLAEVIPGRISKIPGVQGTDTHVAFRTYSQHDLEAAFAIGLDS from the coding sequence GTGATCACCGCGATCGTCCTGATCAAGACCAGCGTGGACCGGATCCCCGAGATCGCCGAACGGATCGCCGCGCTGGAGAACGTGAGCGAGGTCTTCTCGGTCACCGGCACCTACGACCTGATCGCCATGGTCCGGGTCGCCCGGCACGAGGACCTCGCCGAGGTCATCCCCGGCCGCATCAGCAAGATCCCCGGCGTGCAGGGCACGGACACGCACGTCGCGTTCCGCACCTACTCCCAGCACGACCTGGAAGCCGCGTTCGCGATCGGCCTGGACAGCTAG